One genomic window of Mastomys coucha isolate ucsf_1 unplaced genomic scaffold, UCSF_Mcou_1 pScaffold8, whole genome shotgun sequence includes the following:
- the LOC116083615 gene encoding cytochrome c oxidase subunit 7C, mitochondrial, whose translation MLGQSIRRFTTSVVRRSHYEEGPGKNLPFSVENKWRLLAMMTVYFGSGFAAPFFIVRHQLLKK comes from the exons ATGTTGGGCCAGAGTATCCGGAGGTTCACCACCTCCGTGGTCCGTCGCAGCCACTATGAGGAGGGTCCGGGGAAG AATTTGCCATTTTCAGTGGAAAACAAGTGGCGATTACTGGCTATGATGACCGTGTACTTTGGATCTGGGTTTGCCGCTCCTTTCTTTATAGTAAGACACCAGCTACTTAAAAAATAA